The genomic window TGCAGAACACATCACCAAGGGAGGCCAGAAACCCGGCCATTTGCGGGTCATTGGCCTCTTCCATCGGCGTGAAACGGGTGTTTTCGACAAGGATCACCGCATCCGCCGGTTCCGCCTCAAGAGCCTCGCGGCCTGGTCTCTCAATGAAGGTGACGGGCTGACCGAGGGCTGTTTCAAGCGCGGGCAGGGTGACACGCAGCGACATCTCAGGCACCGGTTTGCCCTTGGGGCGACCGAAATGGGCGAGCAGAACAGGTTTCCCGCCTTTGGCCTGAATATCCCTGATGGTCGGTATGATCCGGTCAATCCGGGTGGTGTCGGTGACCTGGCCGTTTTCGACCGGCACATTGATATCGACACGGGTGAGCACGATCTTGCCCGCAAGCTCCATGTCGTCGAGGGTTTTCCAGGTCATGCATATCTCCGTGAACCGAAAGGCAGGGCGCAGGAGTTCTTAAGAACTCCTGCTGGTTTCCTCAAGGAAACCGACCCCGTGTCAAAGATATTTGCCCATTTCAACCGCTGTATCCGACATCCGGCAGGAAAATCCCCATTCATTGTCATACCAGCTCAGCACCCGGCACATATTGCCATCCATCACCTTGGTCTGATCGGTGGCAAAGATCGAACTGTGGGAATCATGGTTGAAATCCATCGAGACAAGCTTGTCATCGGTGACGCCCAGAATGCCTTTCAGCGGGCCGTTCGCGGCAGCGGCATGGATCGCGGCATTGATCTCTTCCGCAGATGTGTCGCGGCTGGCCTCAAACGTCAGATCGACAACCGACACATTGGGTGTGGGCACCCGGATCGCCACGCCATCCAGCTTGCCGTTCAGCTCGGGCAGCACCAGACCCACGGCCTTGGCCGCCCCGGTCGAGGTCGGGATCATGCTGAGCGCGGCGGCGCGCGCGCGGTAGAGATCCTTGTGCATCGTGTCCAGCGTTGGCTGGTCGCCGGTATAGGAATGGATCGTGGTCATGAAACCGCGTTTCAGGCCCACGGCGTCATTCAGAACCTTGGCCACGGGCGACAGGCAATTGGTGGTGCAGGAGGCATTCGAGACAATGACTTTATCCGCGTCCAGCACCTCATGGTTCACCCCGTAGACAATGGTCGCATCCGCATTCGCGCCCGGGGCCGAGATCAGCACCCGGGAGGCGCCGTTTTCCAGATGCGCCGCGCAGGCCTCTTTCGACGTGAAGATGCCGGTGCATTCCAGAACGATATCCACATCCGCCCAGGGCAGATCGGCGGGGTTGCGGATGGCGGTCACCGCCATCGGCCCCCGGCCCACATCCATGC from Rhodophyticola sp. CCM32 includes these protein-coding regions:
- the gap gene encoding type I glyceraldehyde-3-phosphate dehydrogenase; this encodes MAVKVAINGFGRIGRNVLRAIIESGRTDIEVIAINDLGPVETNAHLLRFDSVHGRFPATVTTTETSMDVGRGPMAVTAIRNPADLPWADVDIVLECTGIFTSKEACAAHLENGASRVLISAPGANADATIVYGVNHEVLDADKVIVSNASCTTNCLSPVAKVLNDAVGLKRGFMTTIHSYTGDQPTLDTMHKDLYRARAAALSMIPTSTGAAKAVGLVLPELNGKLDGVAIRVPTPNVSVVDLTFEASRDTSAEEINAAIHAAAANGPLKGILGVTDDKLVSMDFNHDSHSSIFATDQTKVMDGNMCRVLSWYDNEWGFSCRMSDTAVEMGKYL